A window from Variovorax sp. PBL-E5 encodes these proteins:
- the ssuC gene encoding aliphatic sulfonate ABC transporter permease SsuC, whose product MTEQAQPLPGMAPPSPLGTARLFVLGVGQRLLPWIVPVGLIVAWQIAASSGWLSSRVLPAPVDVFKAAWTLTLSGELWTHVKISAGRALSGLALGGGVGLVLGLLTGSVRVFETLLDSTIQMVRNIPALALIPLVILWFGIDESAKVFLIAVSVFFPIYLNTFHGIRNVDPQLIEMGRTYGLTRWQLYREVILPGALSSILVGLRFSLGLMWVILIVAETISAQSGIGYLTMNAREFLQTDIVLVGILLYALLGKLADLFARALEHWWLRWHPGYRSGR is encoded by the coding sequence ATGACCGAACAAGCGCAGCCCTTGCCGGGCATGGCCCCTCCGTCGCCCCTGGGCACCGCCAGGCTCTTCGTTCTCGGCGTGGGCCAACGCCTGCTGCCGTGGATCGTCCCGGTGGGCCTGATCGTGGCCTGGCAGATCGCGGCCTCGTCGGGCTGGCTGTCCAGCCGCGTGCTGCCGGCACCGGTGGACGTGTTCAAGGCCGCGTGGACGCTGACGCTGTCGGGCGAACTGTGGACGCATGTGAAGATCAGCGCGGGACGCGCGCTGTCGGGACTGGCCCTCGGCGGCGGCGTCGGGCTGGTGCTGGGTCTTCTCACGGGCTCGGTGCGCGTCTTCGAGACGCTGCTCGATTCCACCATCCAGATGGTGCGCAACATTCCGGCGCTGGCGCTGATACCGCTGGTGATCCTGTGGTTCGGCATCGACGAGTCGGCCAAGGTGTTCCTGATCGCGGTGTCGGTGTTCTTTCCGATCTACCTCAACACCTTCCATGGCATCCGCAACGTCGACCCGCAGCTGATCGAGATGGGCCGCACCTATGGCCTCACGCGCTGGCAGCTCTACCGCGAAGTGATCCTGCCGGGCGCGCTGTCGTCGATCCTGGTCGGCCTGCGCTTCTCGCTCGGGCTCATGTGGGTGATCCTGATCGTGGCCGAGACCATCTCGGCGCAATCCGGCATCGGCTACCTCACGATGAATGCGCGCGAGTTCCTGCAGACCGACATCGTGCTGGTCGGCATCCTGCTCTATGCGTTGCTTGGCAAGCT
- a CDS encoding sulfonate ABC transporter substrate-binding protein: protein MTSPSSTRRRLVQGVAAAVALPSLAAFAQAPARQLRIGHQKGNLSLLKGRGTLEKRLAPLGVSLKWTEFTAGPVQLEALNVGSIDFGDVGEAPPIFAQAAGAPLAYVAATVPRPRSEAVLVPKGSAIRSVAELKGRKVALNKGSNVHYFLVKLLEKNGLGYGDVNVVFLPPADARAAFEKGSIDAWVIWDPFFAAAQTSLDARVLADATGVVGNRAYYFSSLGYADKNPDVIRILIEELDRVEKWGEGHPSEFAAELAQLWGIPKSTVDVVVARTQYGTGPITRAILAEQQKIADTFFDLKLLPRRIDVLEAAARGIA, encoded by the coding sequence ATGACATCTCCCTCATCGACACGTCGCCGCCTGGTCCAGGGCGTGGCCGCCGCGGTTGCACTGCCCTCGCTCGCGGCCTTCGCACAGGCGCCGGCGCGCCAGCTGCGCATCGGCCATCAGAAAGGCAACCTGAGCCTGCTCAAGGGTCGCGGCACGCTGGAGAAGCGCCTGGCCCCGCTGGGCGTCTCGCTCAAGTGGACCGAGTTCACCGCCGGGCCGGTGCAGCTGGAAGCGCTCAACGTCGGCTCGATCGATTTCGGCGATGTCGGCGAGGCGCCGCCGATCTTCGCCCAGGCCGCCGGCGCGCCGCTGGCCTACGTGGCCGCGACGGTGCCGCGTCCGCGGTCCGAGGCCGTGCTGGTGCCGAAGGGCTCGGCCATCCGTTCGGTGGCCGAGCTCAAGGGCCGCAAGGTCGCGCTCAACAAGGGCAGCAATGTCCACTATTTCCTGGTCAAGCTGCTTGAGAAGAACGGCCTCGGCTATGGCGACGTGAACGTCGTCTTCCTGCCGCCCGCCGATGCGCGCGCCGCGTTCGAGAAAGGCTCGATCGACGCCTGGGTGATCTGGGATCCGTTCTTCGCCGCGGCGCAGACCTCGCTCGACGCACGCGTGCTCGCCGATGCGACGGGCGTGGTCGGCAATCGCGCCTACTACTTCTCCTCGCTCGGCTACGCGGACAAGAACCCGGACGTGATCAGGATTCTGATCGAGGAACTCGACCGGGTCGAGAAATGGGGCGAGGGCCACCCGAGCGAATTCGCGGCCGAGCTCGCGCAACTGTGGGGCATTCCGAAGTCGACGGTCGATGTAGTGGTCGCACGCACGCAGTACGGCACCGGCCCGATCACCCGGGCCATCCTTGCCGAGCAGCAGAAGATCGCCGATACCTTCTTCGATCTCAAGCTGCTGCCCCGGCGTATCGACGTGCTCGAAGCCGCGGCCCGCGGCATTGCCTGA
- the ssuE gene encoding NADPH-dependent FMN reductase encodes MSVLLIAGSPSAPSRSAVLLDAVAARLSLREVRVERLAIRELAAHALLLGEASHPSVQHAAEQVRRADAIVIATPVYKAAYSGVLKVFLDLLPQSALKGKTVLPLATGGSPHHMLALDYALRPVLQSLAARHILPGVYATDGQVTLQPEGAYQLQAELAQRLDDAVDTLASEGLRLPAATGFESVAFSRVRCSV; translated from the coding sequence GTGTCCGTTCTTCTCATTGCCGGCAGCCCCTCTGCGCCTTCACGCTCCGCCGTTCTTCTCGATGCCGTGGCCGCGCGTCTGTCGCTGCGCGAGGTGCGGGTCGAACGGCTTGCGATCCGCGAGCTTGCGGCGCATGCCCTCCTGCTCGGCGAGGCCTCGCATCCTTCGGTGCAGCACGCGGCCGAGCAGGTGCGGCGTGCCGATGCGATCGTGATTGCGACGCCAGTCTACAAGGCGGCCTACAGCGGGGTGCTCAAGGTGTTCCTCGATCTGCTGCCGCAGTCCGCGCTCAAGGGCAAGACGGTGCTGCCGCTGGCCACCGGTGGCAGCCCGCATCACATGCTGGCGCTGGACTATGCGCTCAGGCCGGTGCTGCAATCGCTGGCCGCGCGGCACATCCTGCCGGGCGTGTACGCGACCGACGGCCAGGTCACGCTGCAGCCCGAGGGCGCCTACCAGCTGCAGGCCGAACTCGCGCAGCGGCTCGACGATGCGGTCGACACGCTGGCGAGCGAAGGGCTCCGGCTGCCGGCCGCCACGGGCTTCGAGTCGGTGGCGTTCTCGCGCGTGCGATGTAGCGTCTGA
- a CDS encoding sulfate ABC transporter substrate-binding protein: MSLRRDFIKLSLGTAAAAGIALTALPSFAQGVTLLNVSYDPTRELYVDYNQAFVKYWKAKTGQDVTIKQSHGGSGKQARSIIDGLDADVATLALAGDTDALVTHGGLVKPDWQKRLPHNSAPYTSTIVFLVKKGNPKGLKDWDDLVKPGVQVITPNPKTSGGARWNYLAAWEFAKRKYGGDAKAKEFVANLYKNVPVLDTGARGSTITFVQRGVGDVLLAWENEAFLALKEFGPEKFEIVVPSISILAEPTVAVVDKVVDKKGTRAVAEEYLKYLYSDEGQDIAGRNYYRPTSDKAKAKYEKQFPKLTLFTIDQAFGGWTQADKVHFADGGSFDQIYVNK, translated from the coding sequence ATGAGCCTTCGCCGCGACTTTATCAAGCTTTCCCTCGGTACCGCCGCTGCAGCCGGCATCGCCCTGACGGCATTGCCGTCGTTTGCCCAGGGCGTGACCTTGCTCAACGTGTCATACGATCCGACGCGCGAACTCTACGTCGACTACAACCAGGCCTTCGTCAAGTACTGGAAAGCCAAGACCGGGCAGGACGTGACGATCAAGCAATCGCACGGCGGCTCGGGCAAGCAGGCGCGCTCGATCATCGACGGCCTCGATGCCGACGTCGCCACACTCGCGCTGGCCGGCGACACCGACGCGCTCGTGACGCACGGCGGCCTCGTCAAGCCCGATTGGCAAAAGCGCCTGCCGCACAACTCGGCGCCCTACACCTCGACCATCGTCTTCCTCGTGAAGAAGGGCAATCCCAAGGGTCTCAAAGACTGGGACGACCTGGTGAAGCCGGGCGTGCAGGTGATCACGCCCAACCCCAAGACCTCGGGCGGCGCGCGCTGGAACTACCTCGCAGCCTGGGAGTTCGCCAAGCGCAAGTACGGCGGCGATGCGAAGGCCAAGGAATTCGTCGCCAACCTCTACAAGAACGTGCCCGTGCTCGACACCGGTGCGCGCGGCTCGACCATCACCTTCGTGCAGCGCGGCGTCGGCGACGTGTTGCTCGCATGGGAGAACGAGGCCTTCCTGGCGCTGAAGGAATTCGGCCCCGAGAAGTTCGAGATCGTGGTGCCGTCGATCAGCATCCTGGCCGAGCCCACGGTCGCGGTGGTCGACAAGGTGGTCGACAAGAAGGGCACGCGCGCCGTGGCCGAGGAGTATCTGAAGTACCTGTATTCCGATGAAGGCCAGGACATCGCCGGCCGCAACTACTACCGGCCGACCTCGGACAAGGCCAAGGCGAAGTACGAGAAGCAGTTTCCCAAGCTCACGCTGTTCACCATCGACCAGGCCTTCGGCGGCTGGACCCAGGCTGACAAGGTGCACTTTGCAGATGGCGGCTCCTTCGACCAGATCTACGTGAATAAATAA
- a CDS encoding oxidative damage protection protein, whose product MARMVQCIKLGKEAEGLDFPPYPGELGKRLWENVSKEAWAAWLKQQTMLVNENRLNLADARARQYLARQMENHFFGGGADVAQGYVPPSAS is encoded by the coding sequence ATGGCTCGCATGGTTCAGTGCATCAAGCTCGGCAAAGAGGCCGAAGGGCTCGACTTCCCACCCTACCCCGGCGAACTCGGCAAGCGCCTGTGGGAAAACGTCAGCAAGGAAGCCTGGGCCGCCTGGCTCAAGCAGCAGACGATGCTGGTCAACGAGAACCGCTTGAACCTTGCCGATGCGCGGGCAAGGCAATACCTCGCGCGCCAGATGGAGAACCACTTCTTCGGCGGCGGCGCCGACGTCGCGCAGGGCTACGTGCCGCCTTCCGCATCCTGA
- the mnmC gene encoding FAD-dependent 5-carboxymethylaminomethyl-2-thiouridine(34) oxidoreductase MnmC: MAEPVDWRADGVPRSARFDDIYHTESGAPAQARHVFLAGCGLPAAWGGRPQWLILETGFGLGLNFLTTWQAWRADPQRPQRLHFVSIEAFPVSRDDLVRAAATCPELAALAGELGAQWWGLLPGFHRLTFDQGRVLLTLCIGDVQPMLRAQHFEADSIFLDGFSPARNPQMWSPDTLKGVSRFTRRGTRIATWSIARPVRDALTQCGFRIHKAPGLPPKRDCLQGVFEPAWQVRRRGVPIIDERASAPGHCAVIGAGLAGAAVASSLARRGWRVTVFDAAGHPAAGASGLPAGVLAPHVSPDDALLSRLTRAGIRIIWQQLEALLEEGIDWCASGVLERRETGNARLPPGWSADGANESWHASPTQLDAAGLPADTTALWHQRGGWVRPSRLIAAWLAQPGIRFEPHRRIARLSARGTGWTLFDTQHAAIADADRVVIAAGHESRAFAASMPLQPVRGQLETGRMHGGLMLPAAPLNGDGHLIAHVPDAGGALWLAGATFDRDSEALAPNAVDTEVNRARLERLHPTAAAALAPAFERGATEPWVGVRCASGDRRPLVGPLDAEGMPGVWLCTAMGSRGLSFAALCAELLAARWHGEPLALPATLARALDTRRVQGR, from the coding sequence ATGGCCGAGCCCGTCGACTGGCGTGCCGACGGCGTCCCGCGCAGCGCACGCTTCGACGACATCTACCACACCGAAAGCGGCGCGCCCGCGCAGGCGCGGCATGTCTTCCTGGCCGGCTGCGGCCTGCCCGCGGCATGGGGCGGTCGCCCGCAATGGCTGATTCTCGAAACCGGCTTCGGCCTGGGCCTCAACTTTCTGACAACCTGGCAGGCATGGCGCGCGGATCCGCAGCGTCCGCAGCGCCTGCACTTCGTTTCCATCGAAGCGTTCCCGGTTTCGCGCGATGACCTCGTGCGCGCCGCGGCGACCTGTCCCGAACTTGCGGCGCTCGCCGGCGAGCTGGGTGCGCAATGGTGGGGCCTCCTGCCCGGATTCCATCGGCTGACCTTCGACCAGGGCCGCGTGCTGCTCACCCTTTGCATCGGCGACGTGCAGCCGATGCTGCGCGCGCAGCACTTCGAGGCCGACAGCATCTTTCTGGATGGCTTCAGCCCGGCGCGCAATCCGCAGATGTGGTCCCCGGACACGCTCAAGGGCGTGTCACGCTTCACGCGGCGAGGCACGCGCATCGCGACCTGGAGCATCGCGCGGCCGGTGCGCGACGCACTGACGCAATGCGGCTTCCGGATCCACAAGGCGCCGGGCCTGCCGCCGAAACGCGATTGCCTGCAAGGCGTGTTCGAACCGGCCTGGCAGGTGCGGCGGCGCGGCGTTCCGATCATCGACGAGCGCGCGTCGGCGCCCGGACATTGCGCGGTCATCGGTGCCGGGCTGGCGGGCGCGGCGGTGGCGTCCAGCCTCGCGCGTCGCGGCTGGCGTGTCACGGTCTTCGACGCGGCCGGCCACCCCGCAGCCGGCGCTTCCGGACTGCCGGCCGGCGTGCTCGCGCCCCATGTGTCGCCCGACGACGCGCTGCTCTCGCGCCTCACGCGCGCAGGCATTCGCATCATCTGGCAACAGCTCGAAGCGCTGCTGGAGGAAGGCATCGACTGGTGCGCGAGCGGCGTGCTCGAGCGGCGCGAGACCGGCAATGCCCGCCTGCCGCCCGGCTGGTCGGCCGACGGAGCCAACGAGTCATGGCACGCATCGCCGACGCAGCTGGACGCAGCAGGGCTGCCTGCCGACACCACTGCGCTGTGGCACCAGCGCGGCGGCTGGGTGCGCCCGTCGCGGCTGATTGCCGCCTGGCTCGCGCAGCCCGGGATCCGCTTCGAACCCCATCGGCGCATCGCCCGCCTGAGCGCGCGCGGCACGGGCTGGACGCTCTTCGACACGCAACACGCCGCCATCGCCGACGCCGACCGCGTGGTGATTGCGGCCGGCCACGAGAGCCGCGCATTCGCCGCCTCGATGCCTTTGCAACCGGTGCGCGGCCAGCTCGAGACCGGGCGCATGCACGGCGGCCTGATGCTGCCCGCGGCGCCCCTCAATGGCGACGGCCACCTGATCGCACACGTGCCCGATGCCGGCGGTGCGCTGTGGCTGGCGGGCGCCACCTTCGACCGCGACAGCGAAGCGCTCGCGCCGAATGCCGTCGACACCGAAGTCAATCGTGCCCGCTTGGAGCGGCTTCACCCGACGGCTGCCGCGGCGCTCGCGCCGGCCTTCGAACGCGGCGCCACCGAGCCCTGGGTCGGCGTGCGCTGCGCCTCCGGCGACCGCCGGCCGCTGGTCGGGCCGCTCGATGCCGAAGGCATGCCGGGCGTCTGGCTCTGCACGGCGATGGGTTCGCGCGGCCTGAGCTTCGCGGCCCTGTGCGCCGAGCTGCTGGCCGCGCGCTGGCACGGCGAGCCGCTGGCGCTGCCGGCAACGCTGGCGCGTGCCCTCGACACGCGGCGCGTGCAAGGGCGTTGA
- a CDS encoding transglutaminase family protein, with amino-acid sequence MATQYDIVHTTVYRYNEPVSFGLHRVMFRPRDSHDLRVLATDLQVSPQAYVRMIQDPHSNSVALVQPMGEATELRIVCSFSIQQVSAPHHTLELEPAAEFLPFAYSVQERLDLEHYLRPHHDDPEGVLIRWAHQFLHSDKPNSTREVLARMNAHIGQSLTYAARDEEGTQTPLATLALGTGSCRDYTLLMMEAARRLGVATRFVSGYLYDAALDSGSAAPGETVTGAGATHAWLHAYLPGAGWVAYDPTNNLAGSGQLIRVGVARDPSQAAPISGSWYGPAEAYEGLEATVQVRRIES; translated from the coding sequence ATGGCCACCCAGTACGACATCGTCCACACCACCGTCTACCGCTACAACGAGCCGGTGAGCTTCGGCCTGCACCGCGTGATGTTCAGGCCGCGCGACAGCCATGACCTGCGCGTGCTGGCGACCGACCTGCAGGTCAGCCCCCAGGCCTACGTGCGGATGATCCAGGATCCGCATTCCAACTCGGTGGCGCTGGTGCAGCCGATGGGCGAGGCGACCGAGCTGCGCATCGTGTGTTCCTTCTCGATCCAGCAGGTGAGCGCGCCGCATCACACGCTCGAACTCGAGCCGGCGGCCGAGTTCCTGCCCTTCGCCTACTCGGTGCAGGAGCGGCTGGACCTGGAGCACTACCTGCGTCCGCACCATGACGATCCCGAGGGCGTGCTGATCCGCTGGGCGCATCAGTTCCTGCACAGCGACAAGCCCAACAGCACGCGCGAAGTGCTCGCGCGCATGAATGCCCACATCGGCCAGAGCCTCACCTATGCCGCGCGCGACGAGGAAGGCACGCAGACACCGCTCGCGACGCTGGCGCTGGGCACCGGCAGCTGCCGCGACTACACGCTGCTGATGATGGAAGCCGCGCGCCGCCTCGGCGTCGCCACACGCTTCGTCTCGGGCTATCTCTACGATGCCGCGCTCGACAGCGGCAGCGCCGCGCCCGGCGAAACGGTGACCGGTGCCGGCGCCACGCATGCCTGGCTGCATGCCTATCTGCCGGGCGCCGGCTGGGTGGCCTACGACCCGACCAACAACCTGGCCGGCAGCGGCCAGCTGATCCGCGTCGGCGTCGCGCGCGATCCCTCGCAGGCCGCGCCGATCAGCGGCAGCTGGTACGGCCCGGCCGAAGCCTACGAAGGGCTCGAGGCCACGGTGCAGGTGAGGCGCATCGAGTCATAG
- the trhA gene encoding PAQR family membrane homeostasis protein TrhA produces MYPGERFNGYSHLLGLMLATAGSALLLARTVPGGDPARTASALVFALSMVTLYAASTLFHSTRGRTRLFWQRVDHCAIYLLIAGSYTPFALVTLQGAWGWALLVATWGAALFGIGRELRPGEPPRPSLLLYVGMGWIGVLAAAPIVERLDGAGLAWLLAGAALYSIGTVFYRNRRGWCHAHGTWHLFVLAGTVSHYVTVTRFVL; encoded by the coding sequence ATGTACCCCGGCGAACGCTTCAACGGATACAGCCACCTGCTCGGGCTGATGCTGGCCACGGCAGGCTCCGCCCTGCTGCTCGCGCGCACCGTGCCCGGCGGCGACCCGGCGAGGACGGCGAGCGCGCTCGTCTTCGCGCTGTCGATGGTGACGCTCTACGCCGCGTCGACGCTCTTTCACAGCACGCGCGGCCGCACGCGCCTGTTCTGGCAGCGCGTCGACCACTGCGCGATCTACCTGCTGATCGCCGGGAGCTATACGCCGTTCGCCCTGGTCACGCTGCAAGGCGCGTGGGGCTGGGCGCTCCTGGTCGCGACCTGGGGCGCCGCGCTGTTCGGCATCGGCCGCGAGCTGCGGCCGGGCGAGCCGCCCAGGCCCTCGCTGCTGCTCTATGTGGGCATGGGCTGGATCGGCGTGCTGGCCGCCGCGCCGATCGTCGAGCGGCTCGACGGTGCCGGCCTCGCGTGGCTGCTGGCGGGCGCCGCGCTGTATTCGATCGGCACGGTGTTCTATCGCAATCGCCGCGGCTGGTGCCATGCGCATGGCACCTGGCATCTGTTCGTGCTGGCCGGCACGGTGAGCCACTACGTCACGGTGACGCGCTTCGTGCTGTAG
- a CDS encoding formate dehydrogenase subunit delta: MQVDNLIRMANQIGSFFEAMPDRPQALKDIALHIRKFWDPRMRRAFLEHVDQTGGAALSEVLGETLRLHRDILDWRRQPATARSASP, encoded by the coding sequence ATGCAAGTCGACAACCTGATCCGCATGGCCAACCAGATCGGCAGCTTCTTCGAGGCGATGCCCGATCGGCCTCAGGCATTGAAGGACATCGCGCTGCACATCCGCAAGTTCTGGGATCCCCGCATGCGGCGGGCCTTCCTGGAGCACGTCGACCAGACCGGCGGCGCAGCGTTGAGCGAGGTGCTGGGCGAAACCCTTCGCCTGCATCGCGACATCCTGGATTGGCGAAGGCAGCCCGCTACAGCACGAAGCGCGTCACCGTGA
- the fdhD gene encoding formate dehydrogenase accessory sulfurtransferase FdhD, whose amino-acid sequence MKPDDAMFLRGGATQHAVRGVRKGRELTGRDWVADEVPVALEFNGVSHAVMLATPLDLEDFALGFALSEGVLASRDELYAVEQHEDALGITMRLRIAGAAFARLKDRRRSLAGRTGCGLCGTESLALVARELPVLPDGPRFERQAVARAMAELGGLQTLQRATGAVHAAAWCSAHGGIHLLREDVGRHNALDKLIGGLVAARHPGPDTGFIVVTSRASFEMVQKTVIAGVPLLAAVSAPTSLAIRTAAAARMALVGFARGDDLVAYTHPERLSLEPL is encoded by the coding sequence GTGAAGCCGGATGACGCCATGTTCCTGCGCGGCGGCGCCACGCAGCATGCGGTGCGCGGGGTTCGCAAGGGGCGCGAACTCACGGGCCGCGACTGGGTGGCCGACGAGGTGCCGGTGGCGCTCGAGTTCAACGGCGTGTCGCATGCCGTGATGCTGGCCACGCCGCTGGATCTGGAAGACTTCGCGCTCGGCTTTGCGTTGAGCGAAGGCGTGCTGGCGAGCCGTGACGAGCTCTACGCCGTCGAGCAGCACGAGGACGCGCTCGGCATCACGATGCGGCTGCGCATCGCCGGTGCCGCATTCGCGCGCCTCAAGGACCGGCGCCGGTCGCTGGCCGGACGCACCGGCTGCGGCCTGTGCGGCACCGAAAGCCTGGCCCTTGTGGCGCGCGAGTTGCCCGTGCTGCCCGACGGCCCCCGATTCGAGCGGCAGGCGGTCGCGCGCGCGATGGCCGAACTGGGCGGCCTGCAGACCCTGCAACGCGCGACCGGCGCGGTGCACGCCGCGGCCTGGTGCTCGGCGCACGGCGGGATCCATCTGTTGCGCGAGGACGTGGGCCGCCACAACGCGCTCGACAAGCTGATCGGCGGCCTCGTCGCTGCACGGCATCCCGGGCCCGACACCGGCTTCATCGTGGTCACCAGCCGCGCCAGCTTCGAGATGGTGCAGAAGACCGTGATCGCGGGCGTGCCGCTGCTGGCCGCCGTCTCGGCACCCACCTCGCTCGCGATCCGCACGGCCGCTGCCGCGCGCATGGCGCTGGTCGGCTTCGCGCGCGGCGACGACCTGGTCGCCTACACCCATCCGGAGCGACTCTCGCTCGAACCTCTCTAA